GGTCCCCGTCGACGCCGTCCCGGACCTGTGGCTCGCCGCGGCCGCGCTCGAGCTGGGGTGTGACCCGGCGCTCCTGGGGGTCGGCTGAACGGTGCCGGCGTCGCGGCGCAGCAGGCGGCACCGTTCGGCCGAGCCCCCGTGGGTCTGACAGGGGCACCGGGTCGGCTCGTCACCCGAGGGCGGCCAGCACCTCGGCAGCGACCCGCTCGCCCGAGCGGATCGCGCCGTCGATGTAGCCGTTGCCGACGCCGGCGGTCTCGGTGCCGGCCCAGTGCAGCGGGCCGACCGGGTCGCGGCGTCCGGCGGAGTGCTCGTGCCAGGTCCCCGGCGACGGCACGGCGGCATAGGCGCCTTCCGCCCAGGGCTCCTCGGGCCACCGCCGCTCCAGGTAGCCCGTCGGCTCGCCGGCCTCGGCGCCGAGCACCGCGAGCACGTCGAGAACCGCCTTGCGTCGCGCCTCGGGCGCCTGCACCGACCAGGAGCGGTAGTCGTCGGCGTACACGAAGGCTGCGATCACCCCGCAGGACTCGTCGGCCGGGGAGCTGTCGAAGGTGTACGCGACCGGGCTGCCGTCGTACGTCGTCACCTGGCCGGACAGCCCGCGCTCGCGCCAGAACGGCCGGTCGTAGGTGACGTGCACCTTGGCGACGTCGCCCATCGGGCTGCGCGCCAGCCACCGCCGCCGCGGCGTCGGGAGCAGCGGCGAGAAGGCGATCCGGGCCTGCGCGGGCGGCGTCCCGGTGACGACCGCGCGACGGGCCCGCACCGGGCCGGTGGGCGTGGTGAGGGTGACGCCGTCGTCGTCCCACACGACCGCGGTGACGGGCGTCCGGAGCCGGACGGCGTCGCCGAGCGAGGCCGCCGCGGCGCGGGCGGGGCCGTCGGCGCCGTCGACGAGACGGCTGTCCTGGGCGCCGCCGGCCGTCGCGAGCAGCGGGTCGAGCCCGCCGCCGGCAGCGACGTAGAACAGCACGTGGAACAGGGAGACGTCGCGCGGCTCGCAGGCCCACAGCCCCTGGATCACCAGGCGCATCCGCCGGTGCGCGTCGGCGGAGGGGGCCTCCGCCTGCAGCCAGTCCTCGAAGGTCCGCGAGTCCCATGCGGCGAGGTCCGGGCAGGCCTCGGGGTGCTCGGGGTCGACCTGGGCGGCGAGCGCGTCGACGCGGGCCACGAGGCCGTCGTACCCGGCGGAGTCGTGCTCGGCCGGGTGCTCGCCGCTGGTGTGGGGGAGCGGGGCCGACCCGGGCCACAGCTCGAGGTGGGTGCCGGCGTCGTAGGTGGGGAAGCGGGCACACCCGAACCGGTCCACCCAGCGCAGGAACGCGGTCTGCGCCGGCCCGACCCACTGTCCACCGTGGTCGACCGGCACGCCGCCCTCGTCGCGGGTCCAGACCCGGCCCCCGACCCGGTCGGCCGCCTCGAGGACGACCACCTCCAGCCCGGCGGTGGTCAGCTCCAGGGCGGTCGCGAGGCCGGCGTACCCGGCCCCGACGATCGCGACGTCGACGTGCTCCATGCGGTCCTCCATTGCAGGTTCCTCGGTGGCAGAACGGCTCTTGACAGGTGTGAGCGGTGTCACTGATCCTAACTTGACTGAACGTTCAGTCAATACCTGAGGAGAATCGGATGGACGACGCGATGCGCGCCGAGCTCGAGCACCGGCTGGCCCTGATCGAGGACCCCGGGGGAGCCGAGGCCGCGCTGCCACCGCTGCCGCTGCTGGACCTCGTCGTCGCGATCGCGGGCCTCGTCCTGATCACGGTCACCCTGCTGTGGTGGGCCCTGTGAGCGCCGCTGCGCAGGCGCCGGAGACGCCCGACCAGGACGCCACGCTCAACGAGCTGCCGTTGCTGCGCCGGGAGCGGATCTGGGGGTTCTGGGACTACTCGTCGGTCAACATCGGCCTCGCGATCGCCACCTGGGCCTTCCTGCAGGGCGGTGCGGTCGCCTACTACGTCGGCGCGAAGCAAGCCATCGCCAGCATCGTGATCGGCTACGGGATCAGCGTCCTGCTCGTCTCGCTCGCCCCGTGCCTGCCGTGCGGGAGGTACGGCGTCGAGCAGTTCGTCTCCATGCGCAGCGTGCTGGGGGAGCGCGGAGCACGGGTGCTGATGGTGGTGATGTCCGCGCTGCTCGCCGCCGCCTGGTCCGCGGTGCTGGCGATCATGTGCGGGCACGCGCTGGCCAACGTCGCCAACCAGGTCCTCGGCACGGAGATCTCCTCGGGCGCCGGCATCGTCAGCGTGCTGGCGGTCCTCGCCCTGTCCGCGTCCTGGGCGATCGTCGCGCGCGGCCCCCGCTCGATCGAGCTGGTCAACCGGTTCGTCGCGCCCGGCCTGGTCGTCGTCACGCTGGTCATGCTGGCGCTGGTGTTCACCCGGACCAGCTGGTCGGACCTCGTCGCCACCCCCGCCCTCGACCCGTGGGGCGACAGCCACCTCGACTTCATGCTCGCCGTGGAGCTCAACATCGCCGGCGGCTTCGCCTGGTGGCCCAACGTCGGCAACCTGGCCCGGCTCACCCGCACGACCCGCAGCGCCTTCTGGCCCAACGCGATCGGCCTCTTCCTCGCCTCCGTGATCGCCGCCATCGTCGGGGTCTTCGCCGCGCTGGCCCTCGGCTCGGAGGACCCGACGCTGTGGATGGTCCCGCTCGGCGGCGCCCTGCTCGGGGTGCTCGCGCTCGCCTTCGTCGGGATGGCGAACGTGACCAGCGTCGTCGCGCAGAGCTATGCGGCGCTGGTCGCGATCAAGGGCGGCGGCGGGAGCGCCGTACGCCGGGTGTCCTGGTCCCTGCTCGCCGCGATCATCCTCGCCCCGGCCGCCGTGCTGGTGTTCTTCCCCGAGGCCGTCTACGACAACTACGCGCGGTTCGTCTCGTGGGGCGCGATCGTCGTCGCGCCGCTGTGCGCGGTCCAGGCCGTCGACTTCTTCGTGCTGCGCCGCCAGGTGCTCGACGTGCGCGCGCTGCACCTCCCGCACGCCGAGTCGCGCTACGGGTTCCTGCGTGGGTGGAACCCGGTCGCCGTCCTGGCCGTCGTGCTCGGTGCCCTCACCTACGCGCTGCTGCTCAACCCGGTGACCTACGAGCCCGCGGGGTGGTTCCGCCACCTCACCGCCTCGCTCCCGGCGTTCGCGGTCGCCGCGGTCGTGCACTGGGTGGGGACGCGACTGGTGCTCACGCGCCGGGCGGACTGGGGCGGCTACCGATAACCTCTGCGGCATGTCGATCGTCGTGGTCACCGACTCCACCTCGACCGTCCCGGCCGAGGTCGCGGAGGCCAGCGGGGTGCACGTCGTACCGCTGCAGGTGGTCATCGACGACGACGTCTACGACGAGGGTGCCGAGGAGGTCACCCCCGAGCGGCTCGCCGCTGCGCTGAAGGGCAAGCACGCCGTCAGCACCTCGCGGCCCGCGCCGACGGTGTTCGCCGAGCTGTACGCGAAGCTCGCGGCCGAGGGGGCCACCGAGATCGTCTCCATCCACCTCTCGGCCGAGGTCAGCGGCACCTTCGAGTCGGCGCTCGTCGGCTCCCGCCAGGCGCCGGTCCCGGTGACCTGCGTCGACACCCGGCAGGTCGGGGTCGCGACGGGGTACGCCGTCGAGTCGGCCCTCGACGTCATCGCTCGTGGCGGTACCTCCGCCGAGGCCGCCGAGGCGGCGCGGGCCAGGGCTGCGGGCGCGACGTCGCTGTTCTACGTCAACACCCTCGAGTACCTCCGCCGTGGTGGCCGGGTCGGAGCCGCTGCTGCGGTCTTCGGCGGGGCGCTCGCGGTCAAGCCGCTGCTCGGCATCGTCGACGGGGTGATCTCGCCGCAGGCCAAGGTCCGCACGGCCGCGAAGGCGATCGCCCGGCTCGAGGCGCTGGCGGTCGAGGCTGCGGGAGACGGCCCGGTCGAGGTGTGCGTCGCGCACCTGGCCGCCGAGGAGCGGGCCGCGGCCCTGGCCGCGCGCCTGACCGAGGTGTTGGGCGACCAGGTCGTGCCGGCGTGCTCGGGCGAGGTGGTGCGCTGCGTGGAGCTCGGCGGGGTGCTCGGTGCGCACGTCGGTCCGGGCATGCTGGCGATCTGCGTGGCGCCCGTCCTCGGCTCGCACTGAGCTGCTCCCGCGTCACTCCGGTCGCGGACGGTGACGTCGACCGTCCACAGGCGGCGCCCGGGGTGCTGGTCATCCCCAGGCCTCCTCGCTGCGCCGGCTCGACGACCGGAGGCCGACCTAGCGTGCCGCCATGTCCGCACGTCGCTCCGCCGCCCGCTCCGATCCGCCTGCCGCCGACGCTGCGGCGCGCCGGCTGGCGCTGATCGCGGCCGACCTGGGGGTCGGGCCGTCGGCAACGTCGCACGCTCCGGCGGACCCGGTCGAGCCCTGGTGGGCCGACCACACCCGGGTCGCCGAGCAGCCGGACGCCCGGCCGTCGCCGGCCCCGGCGCCACCCGCGCCGAGGGCTCCGTCCGTGGCCGGGGCTCCTGCGCTGCCCGAGCCGGGCCGCCACGCCGCCCGCCGCCGACGGTCCCGGCCCGCCCCAGGGGCCGTCCTCGCCCCGCTCGCGGACCGGCTCCCTACCCTCGGGGTGTCCCAGGTCGCCGTGGTGGCGCTGGCCGTCGCCCTCGGCCTGGCCGTCACCACCTGGTGGGTGCTGCGCGACCGGACCGAGGCGCTGTCGCCGGTCGCGGCCGAGCCGACCGCGCCGCTGGTGACGACCACGCCCACCGGACCGGGCGGCACGGCCCCGTCCGCGGCCCCGTCCGCCGGCACGACCGCCGGCGCGCCCGCCGCGAGCCCCGCGAGCGTCACGGTCGACGTGGCGGGCAAGGTGCGCCGGCCGGGGATCGTCGTACTGGGTGCGGGGGCGCGGGTCACCGACGCGCTGGCCGCTGCCGGCGGCGCCCGCAAGGGGGTGGACCTGACCCCGCTCAACCTGGCCCGGGTCCTGGTCGACGGTGAGCAGATCGTGGTGGGCGGACCCGCCCGGCCACCGGGCGCCGCCGGTGCCGCGGCAGGGACCGGGACCGGGAACGGCGGAGCCGCCGGCCCGCTGGTCAACCTCAACACCGCCGGTCAGACCGAGCTCGAGTCGCTGCCGCAGGTCGGCCCGGTCACGGCCCAGTCGATCATCGCCTGGCGCGACGCCCACGGCGGCTTCACGAGCGTCGACGAGCTGCTCGAGGTCGACGGGATCGGGCAGAAGACGCTCGAGCAGATCACTCCGCACGTGACGGTGTGACCGGTGGCTGACGCGGTGCGGGGCTCAGGCGGCGCCGAGGAGCGCGCGGTGCAGCACGGCGATCAGCTCGCCCCGGGTGATCATGCCGACGAGTCGGCCCTCGTGGTCGACCACCGGGACGTTCTTGTACCCCTCGGTCGTCATGAGCGGGACGAGGTCGGCGACAGGGGTCTCGGCGGCGATGGTGGTGACGTCGGTCCGCATGATCGAGTCGACCGACTCGAGCTCGACGATGTCGCGGGTGAACAGGTCGATGATCGAGACCACCCCGACCACGTGCCGATCGTCGTCGACGACCGGCAGTGTCTTGACCTGGCGCTGCACGAGCAGGGTCCGGGCCCGGTAGATCGACTCGAACGGGTGCACCACCACGACGTCGGTGCTCATGATCCGCGAGACCGGGACCGAGCCCAGCCGCCGGTCGAGGGCGTGGGTCTCGGCGTCCCGGACGATCGAGACGATGTCGGCCGGCAGCACGTCGAGCCGGTCGGCGAGGCGCTTCATCGCCTGCTCGACGTCGGGCGCCGTGATGCCGAGGGCCGCGGCGGCGGGCGAGGCAGCGGCGGCCGCGGCCGGCCGGTGCGGGTACCTGCGTCCGCTGAGGTTGTTGACCGCGATCGCGACCAGCAGCAGCACGACCGTGTTCACCGCGACCGGCGAGAGGACGAAGAGCAGCCCCTGCTCGTGGACGGCGGGCGTGGCGGTGGCGGCCAGCAGGGCGCAGGCGCCGCCGGGCGGGTGCAGGCAACCGAGCAGCATCATCGCGCCGATCGCGGTCCCCACGCCGAGGGCGGCGGCGAGCAGGACGTCGTCCACGACCCAGTGCGCGCCCAGGCCGATCGCCGTCGACACCAGGTTGCCGGCGAGCACCGGCCACGGCTGGGCGAGCGGACTGGCGGGCACCGCGAAGAGCAGCACGGCGCACGCGCCCATCGGGGCGACGATGAACGGCAGCAGCTCGGGGCCGCCGGGGACGGCCCGGGCCGTGGCGCCGGCGACGGCGATCCCGAGCAGGGCGCCGAGCGCACCGCGGGCGAGCTCGGCGCGGCTGTAACGGGTCACCCGCCGAACCCTAGTGTCGTCGCCCCGCCACCGGCGCCCGACCTGCGGATGCCGGCCCTGGGGGCGGCGGCCTGGCTCGGTGGCATCGCCGCCCAGCAGTCCGGACGGGCCACGTACGCCGGCCTGGCCGGTCTCGGCCTCATCGTGTGGGTGCTCGCACCACGGTTCGGGGCCGGTGGGCTCCGGCTGCTGCTCGCGGTCCTCGTGGTCGCGGGCGCGGCGGTGACCGGCACGGTGCTGCGCCACGACGCGGTCCGGGGCTCCCCGCTCCACGACCTGGCCGCCGAGCGCGCCACTGCCGACCTGGTCGGCACGGTCGTCTCCGACCCACGGCAGGTCGCGGGGCGAGCGGGGCCGCAGGTCGTGGTCCGCCTCCGGGTGCGCGAGGTGACCTCCCGCGGGCACCGGTTGCGCACCGGCGGCAGCGTGGTCGTCATCGGCGCCCCGGGCTGGACCACGGCCGAGCTCGGCTCCCGGGTCCTCGCCGAGGGACGGCTCGCCGCCTCCGGCGACCCGGGCACGGCAGCGCTGCTCACCGGAGCGCGCGACCCGGTCAGGATCCGCGGCCCCGATCCGTGGTGGCGGGCCTCCGCGGCGGTGCGCGCCTCGATCAGGCGTGCCGTCGCGCACCGGCCGCCCGACCAGGCCGGCCTGGTGCCCGCGCTCGTCGACGGCGACGACGCCGGGCTGCCCGACGCCGTCGAGCGGGACTTCCGCACGACGGGTCTGACCCACCTGACCGCCGTCAGCGGTACGAACCTGACGCTGGTGGTCGGCTCGCTGCTGCTGATCGCCCGAGCGGCAGGGGTCCGCCGCCGCTGGCTCGCGGTGGTCGGCCTGGCCGGAATCGTCGGGTTCGTGCTGCTGGCCCGGACCGAGCCGAGTGTGCTCCGGGCGGCGGTGATGGGGTCCGTCGGGCTGTTCGCCTTCGGCCCGGACGGTCGCCGACGAGGCCTGCGTGCCCTCGGCGTCGCGGTCGCCGGGCTGGTGCTGGTGCAGCCGGAGCTGGCCGTGGCCGCCGGCTTCGCTCTCTCGGTGCTCGCCACCGCGGGCATCGTGCTGCTCGGCCCGCCGCTCGCGCGCGCCCTGGCGAGGTGGCTGCCGCGCGCCGTGGCGGAGGCGGTCGCGGTGCCGAGCGCCGCTCAGCTGGCCTGCACCCCGGTCATCGCCGCTCTGTCGGGCCAGGTGAGCCTGGTGGCGGTCGGCGCCAACCTGCTCGCGGGTCCGGCGGTCGGTCCGGCGACGGTGCTCGGTCTCGCCGGCGGGCTGGTCGGGCTGGTGTGGCCGTGGGTGGGGATGCTGTGCGGCACGGCAGCGGGCTGGAGCGTGGGGTGGATCATCGCCGTCGCCGAGCACGCCGCGGCGCTGCCCGGCGCCGCCGTCGGGTGGGGGACGGGGGCACTGGCGGTCGGCGTGCTCACGGTGCTGTGCCTGCTGCTCGGCCTTGCTCTGCCGCGGCTGCTGCGCCGTCGCTCCGCCGGAGCGGTCCTCGGCGTCCTGCTGCTGCTCGTCGTGCTCGGCGTGCCCGGGCGGCTCTGGTCGGCGACCTCGGGACCGTGGCCGCCGGCGGGCTGGCTGCTGGCGGCCTGCGACGTCGGGCAGGGTGACGCGCTGGCGCTCGCCGTGGGCCCCCGCTCGGCGATCGTGGTCGACGCCGGCCCCGACCCGCAGGCGGTCGACCGCTGCCTCGACCGGCTGGGGGTCGAGCAGGTGCCGTTGCTCGTGCTCACGCACTTCCACGCCGACCACGTCGACGGGATCGACGGGGTCCTCGACGGTCGGAGCGTGGGCGCGATCGAGACGACGGAGCTGGCCGACCCACCCGGCGGGGTGGAGCTCGTCCGACGGGCGGCCGCGGCCGCGGGTGTGCCGGTGACGGTGGCGCCGTACGGCGCCACGCGGCGCGTCGGCGAGGCCACCGTGCAGGTGCTCCATCCCGACCTGCCCGGGGCTGCCGGAGCAGCCGACGGGACCGTGGCGGGTCCGGGAGACGGCAGCACCGCCAACGACGCGAGCGTGGTGCTCCTGGTCGAGGTGGCCGGCCGGCGCCTGCTGCTGACCGGCGACCTCGAGCCGCCGGGGCAGGCCCAGGTGGCTGCGCTGGTGGGGGACCTCGACGTCGACGTGCTGAAGGTGCCGCACCACGGCAGTCCCCACCAGGACCTGGCCTGGCTGACCGGCCTGCGGGCCGAGGTGGCCCTGGTGTCGGTGGGCGCCGACAACGACTACGGGCACCCGTCGGCACAGGTGGTGCGCGGGCTGGAGGCGGCAGGGGCCGAGGTGCTTCGGACCGACCGCGACGGCGACATCGTGGTGGTCGCCGACCCGGCGGGCGGGGTGCGGGCGACCACCCGGCGGTGACCGCCCGGTCAGCCGGAGGTGGGCGCCGAGGTGCCCGGAGTCGTGTCGGAGGCGTGTGGGAGGGTGGGCACATGCGGGCCGAGGACGTGCTGGGTCGGGTCATCCTGGTCACCGGCAAGGAGGAGTACCTCGGTGCCCGGACCGTCGA
This genomic interval from Nocardioides kongjuensis contains the following:
- a CDS encoding flavin monoamine oxidase family protein — its product is MEDRMEHVDVAIVGAGYAGLATALELTTAGLEVVVLEAADRVGGRVWTRDEGGVPVDHGGQWVGPAQTAFLRWVDRFGCARFPTYDAGTHLELWPGSAPLPHTSGEHPAEHDSAGYDGLVARVDALAAQVDPEHPEACPDLAAWDSRTFEDWLQAEAPSADAHRRMRLVIQGLWACEPRDVSLFHVLFYVAAGGGLDPLLATAGGAQDSRLVDGADGPARAAAASLGDAVRLRTPVTAVVWDDDGVTLTTPTGPVRARRAVVTGTPPAQARIAFSPLLPTPRRRWLARSPMGDVAKVHVTYDRPFWRERGLSGQVTTYDGSPVAYTFDSSPADESCGVIAAFVYADDYRSWSVQAPEARRKAVLDVLAVLGAEAGEPTGYLERRWPEEPWAEGAYAAVPSPGTWHEHSAGRRDPVGPLHWAGTETAGVGNGYIDGAIRSGERVAAEVLAALG
- a CDS encoding cytosine permease; protein product: MGPVSAAAQAPETPDQDATLNELPLLRRERIWGFWDYSSVNIGLAIATWAFLQGGAVAYYVGAKQAIASIVIGYGISVLLVSLAPCLPCGRYGVEQFVSMRSVLGERGARVLMVVMSALLAAAWSAVLAIMCGHALANVANQVLGTEISSGAGIVSVLAVLALSASWAIVARGPRSIELVNRFVAPGLVVVTLVMLALVFTRTSWSDLVATPALDPWGDSHLDFMLAVELNIAGGFAWWPNVGNLARLTRTTRSAFWPNAIGLFLASVIAAIVGVFAALALGSEDPTLWMVPLGGALLGVLALAFVGMANVTSVVAQSYAALVAIKGGGGSAVRRVSWSLLAAIILAPAAVLVFFPEAVYDNYARFVSWGAIVVAPLCAVQAVDFFVLRRQVLDVRALHLPHAESRYGFLRGWNPVAVLAVVLGALTYALLLNPVTYEPAGWFRHLTASLPAFAVAAVVHWVGTRLVLTRRADWGGYR
- a CDS encoding DegV family protein, yielding MSIVVVTDSTSTVPAEVAEASGVHVVPLQVVIDDDVYDEGAEEVTPERLAAALKGKHAVSTSRPAPTVFAELYAKLAAEGATEIVSIHLSAEVSGTFESALVGSRQAPVPVTCVDTRQVGVATGYAVESALDVIARGGTSAEAAEAARARAAGATSLFYVNTLEYLRRGGRVGAAAAVFGGALAVKPLLGIVDGVISPQAKVRTAAKAIARLEALAVEAAGDGPVEVCVAHLAAEERAAALAARLTEVLGDQVVPACSGEVVRCVELGGVLGAHVGPGMLAICVAPVLGSH
- a CDS encoding helix-hairpin-helix domain-containing protein → MSARRSAARSDPPAADAAARRLALIAADLGVGPSATSHAPADPVEPWWADHTRVAEQPDARPSPAPAPPAPRAPSVAGAPALPEPGRHAARRRRSRPAPGAVLAPLADRLPTLGVSQVAVVALAVALGLAVTTWWVLRDRTEALSPVAAEPTAPLVTTTPTGPGGTAPSAAPSAGTTAGAPAASPASVTVDVAGKVRRPGIVVLGAGARVTDALAAAGGARKGVDLTPLNLARVLVDGEQIVVGGPARPPGAAGAAAGTGTGNGGAAGPLVNLNTAGQTELESLPQVGPVTAQSIIAWRDAHGGFTSVDELLEVDGIGQKTLEQITPHVTV
- a CDS encoding HPP family protein, translated to MTRYSRAELARGALGALLGIAVAGATARAVPGGPELLPFIVAPMGACAVLLFAVPASPLAQPWPVLAGNLVSTAIGLGAHWVVDDVLLAAALGVGTAIGAMMLLGCLHPPGGACALLAATATPAVHEQGLLFVLSPVAVNTVVLLLVAIAVNNLSGRRYPHRPAAAAAASPAAAALGITAPDVEQAMKRLADRLDVLPADIVSIVRDAETHALDRRLGSVPVSRIMSTDVVVVHPFESIYRARTLLVQRQVKTLPVVDDDRHVVGVVSIIDLFTRDIVELESVDSIMRTDVTTIAAETPVADLVPLMTTEGYKNVPVVDHEGRLVGMITRGELIAVLHRALLGAA
- a CDS encoding ComEC/Rec2 family competence protein, with the translated sequence MPALGAAAWLGGIAAQQSGRATYAGLAGLGLIVWVLAPRFGAGGLRLLLAVLVVAGAAVTGTVLRHDAVRGSPLHDLAAERATADLVGTVVSDPRQVAGRAGPQVVVRLRVREVTSRGHRLRTGGSVVVIGAPGWTTAELGSRVLAEGRLAASGDPGTAALLTGARDPVRIRGPDPWWRASAAVRASIRRAVAHRPPDQAGLVPALVDGDDAGLPDAVERDFRTTGLTHLTAVSGTNLTLVVGSLLLIARAAGVRRRWLAVVGLAGIVGFVLLARTEPSVLRAAVMGSVGLFAFGPDGRRRGLRALGVAVAGLVLVQPELAVAAGFALSVLATAGIVLLGPPLARALARWLPRAVAEAVAVPSAAQLACTPVIAALSGQVSLVAVGANLLAGPAVGPATVLGLAGGLVGLVWPWVGMLCGTAAGWSVGWIIAVAEHAAALPGAAVGWGTGALAVGVLTVLCLLLGLALPRLLRRRSAGAVLGVLLLLVVLGVPGRLWSATSGPWPPAGWLLAACDVGQGDALALAVGPRSAIVVDAGPDPQAVDRCLDRLGVEQVPLLVLTHFHADHVDGIDGVLDGRSVGAIETTELADPPGGVELVRRAAAAAGVPVTVAPYGATRRVGEATVQVLHPDLPGAAGAADGTVAGPGDGSTANDASVVLLVEVAGRRLLLTGDLEPPGQAQVAALVGDLDVDVLKVPHHGSPHQDLAWLTGLRAEVALVSVGADNDYGHPSAQVVRGLEAAGAEVLRTDRDGDIVVVADPAGGVRATTRR